A region of Deltaproteobacteria bacterium DNA encodes the following proteins:
- a CDS encoding dihydrodipicolinate synthase family protein yields the protein MQGVLAPVLTPFDRDLNPDAPRFARFCRSLLEEGCAGLAPFGTTSEANSLSLDERERLLDALLDAGIPAEKLIAGTGCCALPDTARLSRKAARAGCAGVLMLPPFYYKNLTEEGLFRSFAQAIDRAAEPKLRVYLYHIPQVSHAGIPLPVIGRLLKAYPGIVVGIKDSSGDFENTRAILRAFPGFEVFVGSEKFLLANLREGGAGCITATANLNARAIAQAFRERTEEQQREIDAVRAAFERFPLIAGLKEALAARTGDPSWRAVRPPLVELTPEQRDAFSRALSLREAAGSP from the coding sequence ATGCAGGGCGTCCTCGCACCGGTCCTCACGCCGTTCGATCGCGATCTGAACCCGGATGCGCCGCGGTTTGCGCGCTTCTGCCGGTCTCTGCTCGAAGAGGGCTGCGCCGGGCTGGCGCCGTTCGGCACCACCAGCGAGGCGAATTCGCTCTCGCTGGACGAGCGGGAGCGGCTGCTCGACGCCCTTCTCGATGCGGGCATTCCGGCGGAGAAGCTGATTGCAGGCACCGGCTGCTGCGCCCTGCCGGACACCGCGCGCCTGTCGCGCAAGGCGGCGCGCGCTGGTTGCGCCGGTGTGCTGATGCTTCCGCCGTTCTATTACAAGAACCTCACCGAAGAGGGACTCTTCCGGAGCTTCGCGCAAGCCATCGACCGCGCCGCAGAGCCGAAGCTGCGCGTGTACCTGTACCACATCCCGCAGGTCTCCCACGCCGGCATCCCGCTGCCGGTGATCGGGCGCCTGCTGAAGGCGTATCCGGGCATCGTCGTGGGGATCAAGGACAGTTCCGGCGACTTCGAGAACACGCGCGCGATCCTGCGCGCCTTCCCCGGATTCGAGGTGTTCGTCGGAAGCGAGAAGTTCCTCCTCGCCAACCTGCGCGAAGGGGGAGCAGGGTGCATCACGGCCACCGCCAACCTGAATGCCAGGGCCATCGCGCAGGCCTTCCGCGAGCGGACCGAGGAGCAGCAGCGCGAGATCGACGCCGTCCGCGCTGCGTTCGAGCGCTTCCCGCTGATCGCCGGTCTCAAGGAAGCCTTGGCCGCGCGCACGGGCGATCCGTCCTGGCGCGCGGTCCGGCCACCGCTGGTGGAGCTCACGCCGGAGCAGCGCGACGCCTTCAGCAGGGCGCTTTCTCTGCGTGAGGCAGCCGGAAGTCCCTGA
- a CDS encoding haloacid dehalogenase type II, which yields MRFAIVAFDLYGTLLDVSGLAKRLEPFAGPGAADLLASWRSAQLERTWREKSYEPFDAVTARALEEVAPRLDASTRRRMCETWLSLPAFPDAGAALESLHRARVRRAILSNGTPAMIRSALAAADLDVDEVLSADDVRAYKPKPAVYGLLDRERSLFVSANGWDAEGAKRSGLSVAWIDRGTPPPAVAPDLHVHSLAELAAAIWRDQGVRVVKGSELDPNTAQTEGMSRAAAIDRARAGAEKIWAGTVTIHANAKTGAHHHGPLESVIYVVRGRARMRWGEKLEYTAEAGPGDFIYVPPYVPHQEINASRDQPLDCVVVRSGQEPVVVNLDIAPAEPPEEVKWIDSIHTS from the coding sequence ATGCGCTTCGCGATCGTGGCCTTCGATCTGTACGGGACGCTCCTCGACGTGAGCGGTCTTGCGAAGCGGCTGGAGCCGTTCGCCGGACCCGGTGCCGCCGATCTGCTCGCAAGCTGGCGAAGCGCCCAGCTCGAGCGGACCTGGCGGGAGAAGTCGTACGAACCGTTCGATGCGGTCACCGCGCGAGCGCTGGAAGAAGTCGCGCCCCGCCTCGATGCGAGCACCCGGCGGCGCATGTGCGAGACCTGGCTGTCGCTGCCGGCCTTTCCCGACGCGGGCGCCGCCCTCGAATCGCTGCACCGGGCGCGCGTCCGGCGCGCCATCCTCTCCAACGGGACGCCGGCGATGATCCGCTCAGCGCTGGCAGCCGCGGATCTCGACGTCGACGAGGTGCTCAGCGCGGACGACGTGCGCGCGTACAAGCCGAAGCCGGCGGTCTACGGGCTTCTCGATCGGGAGCGGTCGCTGTTCGTCAGCGCCAACGGCTGGGACGCCGAAGGCGCCAAGCGCAGCGGGCTGAGCGTCGCCTGGATCGACCGCGGGACGCCACCGCCGGCGGTGGCGCCCGACCTGCACGTGCATTCGCTGGCCGAGCTCGCGGCAGCCATCTGGCGCGACCAGGGCGTGCGGGTGGTGAAGGGCAGCGAGCTGGATCCCAACACGGCGCAGACCGAGGGCATGTCGAGGGCGGCAGCGATCGACCGTGCCCGGGCAGGGGCCGAAAAGATCTGGGCGGGCACCGTGACCATCCATGCGAACGCGAAGACCGGCGCGCACCATCACGGGCCCCTCGAGTCGGTGATCTACGTGGTTCGCGGCCGGGCCCGAATGCGCTGGGGAGAGAAGCTCGAGTACACCGCCGAAGCCGGACCGGGCGACTTCATCTACGTGCCGCCTTACGTTCCGCACCAGGAGATCAACGCCAGCCGCGATCAGCCGCTCGATTGCGTCGTCGTGCGCTCGGGACAGGAGCCCGTGGTGGTGAATCTGGACATCGCGCCGGCGGAGCCGCCGGAAGAAGTGAAGTGGATCGATTCGATCCACACCTCGTGA